CACTCGGCCTGGATGAACTCCCGCTGGCCATGGGAGTTCGACACCGCCGTGATCCGCGCGCCGGGGAAATGCTCGGCCATCCACAGCGTCAGCGAGCCCCAGCCGCAGCCGAGCTCGAGGATCTCCTGCCCGTCCGCCAGCCGCGCGCGGCGCGCGGTGAGTTCGAGCATGGCCTCCTCGGACTCCGCGAGCGTCCGTACGCCGTCGGGCCAGACCCCGCTGCTGTACTTCAGGCGCGGGCCGAGGATCAGCTTGAAGAACTCCGGCGGCAGCTCGTAGTGCTGCTCGTTCGCCTTGTCCGTCGCCACGGCGACCGGGCTTTTGCGCATGTGCGCGACGAACGCCTCGTGCCGGACGCGGATCGCCTCGACGCCGCCCGCCCCTTCCATGCGCAGGCGCTCCGCGTGCAGCCGGCGGATGCCGGCCCGGATCAGCGCGTCGGGGACCAGGCCCCGCTCCATCCAGTCAATGATTCGGTTCATGAGTGTCCGTGCTTTTTTTACCAGAATACCTCCCACCCAAGACCCCAGCGAGCTTGACTCGCCGGTGAACGAGGCCGGGAAAAGCCGCGCCCGGCGCCCCCCTTACCTCCCGCCCCCGCCGGGCAAGAAGCCGGCAGGGGGCGTCTTTCCCGATGTGCTTTTCGGGAACCACGGGAAAAAAGCGCTCGTCGTGCGCTGGTACTCGCGGTACTCCTCGCCCCGGCTGGCCAGCGCGTGGGCCTCGGTCGCGGGGATGCCGGTGACCTTCAGCAATACGTACAGCATCAGCGCGGGCGCGATCAGCGTCAGCCAGAACCCACCCCACCCGACCGCCAGCAGGACGTAGACCCACCAGTGCAGCCACTCGAAGAAGTAATTCGGGTGCCGCGAATAGCGCCACAAGCCCGCGCGGCAGGTCCGGCCCTTGTTTTCCGGCCGCCGCCGGAACCGCGCCAGCTGCGCGTCGGCCAGCGCCTCGCCGCCGACGGACAGGATCCAGACCGCGACGCCCGCCGCCGTCCAGGGCCCGACGATCGACGCCGGGTTGCGCATCGCCGCCCAAGGGGAAAGCGACAGGATCACCACGGTGACGGCCTGAAATTGGTAGAAGTTAAACAGGCGGCGCTGGAAGTTCCCGCCCCATTCCTCCCGCAGCTTGCGGTAACGTCCGTCCTCCGGCTTCCCGTGGTTGCGCCCGTGGATGTAGGCCGCGAGCCG
This genomic interval from Kiritimatiellia bacterium contains the following:
- a CDS encoding DUF1295 domain-containing protein — encoded protein: MTGAWVIPAGWAAMVAFFGLLWLVQRRTGDAGIVDIGWASGIGLVSIFYAVFLDGDVARRALAAALACGWGFRLAAYIHGRNHGKPEDGRYRKLREEWGGNFQRRLFNFYQFQAVTVVILSLSPWAAMRNPASIVGPWTAAGVAVWILSVGGEALADAQLARFRRRPENKGRTCRAGLWRYSRHPNYFFEWLHWWVYVLLAVGWGGFWLTLIAPALMLYVLLKVTGIPATEAHALASRGEEYREYQRTTSAFFPWFPKSTSGKTPPAGFLPGGGGR